A single region of the Acidobacteriota bacterium genome encodes:
- a CDS encoding 2,3,4,5-tetrahydropyridine-2,6-dicarboxylate N-succinyltransferase, translating to MALAENIQSLFENPPAQFGDEHFALFDEFKAALNRGEARAAEKVAGQWRVNFWVKQGILLGFRLGRIEDFSVNENFRFFDKHTYPLKRIGADDGVRIVPGGSSIRDGCFIARGVTCMPPMYVNAGAYVDEGTMIDSHALVGSCAQVGKRVHISAAAQIGGVLEPIGSMPVIIEDDVLIGGNCGVYEGAIIRERAVLAAGTIITGGTPVYDLVNDRFYRKTEDAPLEIPAGAVVVAGSRAVTKGKGEALGLSVYMPIIVKYRDEKTDASVKLEDFLR from the coding sequence ATGGCATTAGCTGAAAACATTCAAAGCTTATTTGAAAACCCGCCCGCGCAGTTTGGCGACGAACACTTCGCCTTATTCGATGAATTCAAAGCTGCGCTCAATCGCGGCGAAGCGCGTGCCGCTGAAAAAGTCGCTGGACAGTGGCGCGTCAATTTCTGGGTCAAGCAAGGCATCCTGCTCGGCTTTCGACTGGGGCGCATCGAAGACTTTTCCGTCAACGAAAACTTTCGCTTCTTCGACAAACACACCTACCCGTTAAAACGCATCGGCGCAGATGACGGTGTGCGCATTGTGCCGGGCGGGTCTTCGATTCGCGACGGTTGTTTCATCGCGCGCGGCGTCACCTGTATGCCGCCGATGTATGTCAATGCCGGCGCTTATGTTGACGAAGGCACGATGATTGATTCGCACGCCCTGGTTGGCTCGTGCGCGCAGGTCGGCAAGCGTGTTCATATTTCCGCAGCCGCGCAAATCGGCGGCGTGCTCGAACCCATCGGTTCAATGCCAGTGATTATTGAAGACGATGTGTTAATCGGCGGCAATTGCGGCGTCTATGAAGGCGCAATCATTCGCGAACGCGCGGTGCTGGCGGCGGGCACGATTATCACCGGCGGCACCCCGGTTTACGATCTGGTCAACGACCGTTTTTATCGCAAAACCGAAGACGCGCCGCTGGAAATTCCTGCGGGCGCGGTGGTGGTCGCGGGATCGCGTGCGGTCACAAAAGGTAAAGGTGAAGCGTTAGGGCTTTCGGTCTATATGCCGATTATCGTCAAGTATCGCGATGAAAAAACCGACGCATCGGTAAAGCTCGAAGATTTCCTGCGCTAA
- the nfi gene encoding deoxyribonuclease V (cleaves DNA at apurinic or apyrimidinic sites), producing the protein MKKSIKQFHSWDVSPKEAIALQNRLREQVIIQPLPDDIELVAGADVSFNKYSPVVYAAFVVLQLPELKVIATAGVETKVTFPYIPGLLSFREAPPLLEAWERLAMRPDVVMFDGQGIAHPRRVGIASHMGLVLGLPTIGCGKSLLTGKYEEPPETTGSWSLLMDKGETIGAVVRTKNRTSPVYISPGHMADIQTSMALTLRCVKGYAAGEETTGKAKGSKYRIPEPTRLAHLFVNALRRNEAWQPPKI; encoded by the coding sequence ATGAAAAAATCAATCAAGCAATTTCATTCATGGGATGTGAGTCCGAAAGAAGCCATCGCTTTACAAAACCGCTTGCGCGAACAGGTCATCATTCAACCGCTGCCGGATGATATCGAGTTGGTCGCGGGAGCCGACGTTTCATTCAACAAATATTCGCCGGTGGTTTATGCGGCATTCGTGGTATTGCAGTTGCCAGAACTCAAAGTCATTGCGACCGCAGGCGTTGAAACCAAAGTGACATTTCCCTACATTCCCGGATTGCTTTCGTTTCGTGAAGCGCCGCCGCTTCTGGAAGCCTGGGAACGTTTAGCTATGCGACCCGATGTCGTGATGTTTGACGGGCAAGGCATCGCCCATCCGCGCAGGGTCGGCATTGCTTCGCATATGGGACTGGTTTTGGGACTGCCGACCATCGGTTGCGGCAAATCTCTGCTCACCGGCAAGTATGAAGAGCCACCGGAAACCACGGGCAGTTGGTCGTTGCTTATGGACAAAGGCGAAACCATTGGCGCAGTCGTACGAACTAAAAACCGCACCAGCCCGGTCTATATTTCACCCGGGCATATGGCTGACATTCAAACCTCAATGGCTTTGACTTTGCGTTGCGTAAAAGGTTACGCAGCGGGTGAGGAAACGACCGGTAAAGCGAAAGGCAGCAAGTATCGCATACCGGAACCGACGCGGCTGGCGCACCTGTTCGTCAACGCTTTGCGACGCAATGAGGCGTGGCAACCGCCGAAAATTTAA